DNA sequence from the Leptospira limi genome:
TCTCCTTTTTCTTTTTTCCGAAACATCCATTCGCTAAACGCATAGTTAACAAGAATGACTAAAAGGAAGTGGAATAAAAAAGGAAAACTAAAATAGGCGTAAAAAATAAGAGAAGAAACCACAAGAAGGGGTTTTCTCCCCTTTTGTGGAATGTTCCAATAGATTAAATAGGTAAGCGCAAATAAAATTAAATACGGAATCGAATTGAATAACATGAATTAGGTAACCTTAAAATTTAGATATCCCAGAGGTATAAAAACTTCGAGTTCGTATTTGTTCCAAGAAGTTTATCAGCGATACCAAATGAAATAGGATTTCCTTTCACGTCAGTTGCTTGGTAAATATTTTCCACAGGTACTTTTCCTCTTTGGTAAGTAACAATACGAGGTGATCCTTGTGGGTTGCCTTCATACTTAGGGTGTTTCATGAGTTCGATTACAAAATTATCAAAATAACCGATAAAATCAATCATCCCTTCTTTCTGTGCTTGTTCCGCTGTGAAGATCCTTCCATCACAAATTTCTTTGAGTCTGGATTCAGAAACTTTAGGTCTGCCTTTTTTCACAACATCAAAAAAGCGAGCATACAAACTATCAATGATTGACTGTAAAATTTTTCTTTGTTCCGCAGTCATTTCTGTTGTAGGTGAACCAAGGGCTTTGTTTGGACCAGAGGTAAAGGATTGGTCTTTCACTCCAATTTTGTCTAAACCTTCTTTCACATTGATCCCCGACATGATCACACCAACAGAACCTGTAACAGTTGTTGGGTGGGCACCTATGGAATCTGTTGCCATTGCAATGTAATAAGCACCACTAGCAGCTGTATCCATAAATCCTGCAAAAACAGGGATCCCTTTACGTTCTTTGAATTTTTTCACTTCTTGGTAGATGATGTCACTTGCCGTAACAGTTCCACCAGGAGAGTTGATTTTTAAGATCACACCTTTGACATCAGGGTCTCTCTCTGCACGTTTGAGTGATTCTTTCACTCGGACGACCATCGAATCAGAAGAAGGTCCAAAAAAGGATTCTTTTCCTTCATCAGAAATCATCCCTTCGATTGAGATAATTACGATTTTTTCTTGATCCTTTCCAGCAATGAGTTTCTCTTCGAATTCAGACTTAGCTGTTGGAGGGAATAAATTCATACTATTCCCAATGACACATGATTCTGTAAAAAGAATCGAAAGAAGAACGACGGAACTAATTAGACCAAACTTTCTTAAAGGCATACAAACCTTTCTAAGATGGCAAACTCTGACTTCAATCATTTTTGGGAGATAAATCTTGCACCAACTGAAAACAAAATACTCTAGTTTTGGGACAGAACCCACTGGAGGGGGGCAATGGTTGCATTTGAATCTCCATTCTCCCGTAGATGGCTCTACAGTCTCTGTTGTTGCAGGCCATAAAGCCCCAGATCCATTTTTTGCCTCAGGTTCGTTTTTGATGTTCCCCTGGGTCAATCGATTGGAACCAAATCCATGGGCGAGAGAGCCATTTTATCCCAGTATCCATTGGTTGACAGATGGGAACGGAATCCCACTCCATG
Encoded proteins:
- the sppA gene encoding signal peptide peptidase SppA, translating into MPLRKFGLISSVVLLSILFTESCVIGNSMNLFPPTAKSEFEEKLIAGKDQEKIVIISIEGMISDEGKESFFGPSSDSMVVRVKESLKRAERDPDVKGVILKINSPGGTVTASDIIYQEVKKFKERKGIPVFAGFMDTAASGAYYIAMATDSIGAHPTTVTGSVGVIMSGINVKEGLDKIGVKDQSFTSGPNKALGSPTTEMTAEQRKILQSIIDSLYARFFDVVKKGRPKVSESRLKEICDGRIFTAEQAQKEGMIDFIGYFDNFVIELMKHPKYEGNPQGSPRIVTYQRGKVPVENIYQATDVKGNPISFGIADKLLGTNTNSKFLYLWDI